In the Hordeum vulgare subsp. vulgare chromosome 7H, MorexV3_pseudomolecules_assembly, whole genome shotgun sequence genome, one interval contains:
- the LOC123408485 gene encoding GDSL esterase/lipase At5g62930-like: MLRPRLVLFGDSITEQSFRPGGWGVALADTYSRKADVVVRGYGGYNSRWALFLIQRIFPLVGLPPVATTIFFGANDATLLGRTSERQHVPVEEYRQNLKTIVNHLKVNLKQNDNNVPH, from the exons ATGTTGCGGCCACGTCTTGTGCTCTTTGGTGACTCCATCACTGAGCAGTCCTTTCGCCCCGGCGGTTGGGGAGTGGCCCTTGCCGACACCTACTCCCGCAAG GCCGATGTTGTTGTCAGAGGCTATGGTGGGTACAACTCGAGATGGGCCTTGTTCCTGATCCAGCGCATCTTTCCCCTG GTTGGCTTACCACCCGTTGCTACGACTATATTCTTTGGCGCTAATGATGCAACGCTTCTAGGACGAACAAGCGAGCGACAACATGTTCCAGTTGAGGAGTACAGACAGAATCTCAAAACAATTGTTAATCATCTTAAGGTGAATTTGAAACAAAATGATAATAATGTTCCTCACTAG